The genomic region CAAAAACCACTAAGTAATCCAGCGACAAAAATAAAATGAGTCTTGCCCGCGACTGCCACCATCCATGTCACTGCCACTAGCCCTACTGCTCTGCCAACACCctaactgccactaccatcacATCGACTGTTCCTACCAACTTTCCTCCTGCTACTGCCACTACACATACAACCGCTACCTCCAGTACTACTGACATTCTTGTTCATTTCTCTGATGATGGAAATATGTCGATATTAAGGACAAGTTTTAACCGAAATGTGAAAGTTTTGAGCCATAGAAATACTaaaaaacaaggggggggggggataatgagtTTTGAAGTGATTAAAAAAATCTGGCGGTTGTCAAGACAAACCTGAGAAGACAGTTCCAAAGCAGTGAGGCGGAAGGATAGAGACAGACATTACCACGTCCTACCTCTGAAGCAGAAGCATATTTAACGAGTCAAACCACTCGGTGTAAATCTCTTCCTGTCCGTATGTCATAATAAGCGATAAAAACATTCGAATGTTGTTTCAGAATcaagatattaaaagaaaaaatggaaattatTAGTCTTTAATATCTCCGTTTGCTCTTACTAATGCCGAGACAAAACAATCAAAACTCATATTGTTTTGTATTTCTGAAAAAGGCGCTTCATCGTCTTTCGACTTATGGAACTGATTATTCTGACAAGATTCCATATATATCCCAAACAGAAAAACTAAAATGGGTTTTGCTCGTAAAGTTCGGACCCATAGTACCGAAGATTCATTGGTCCGATTACGATGTTAATTACATAAACGTATGACTTAAGTTGAAACCGGCCATAATCACGTAACGTTGTGCTTTGATGATTACCAAgtggactttttttcttttctttttatgtcggaggctccagtcacggtcaaaagtccacaccaaagccgggccttaacttaaatatagagagggttatgaaaggaaaaaaagaaaagacaagggaaagtaattccgaattttggaggaagtgaaaatcatcttttaaaatgtgccaggtcatttattgggaaagacatgagaaggaagagttCCAGAAGTGGAGGCACAAGGAGCCAGCTctaaggagcaaaaaccaaagtaatgcctacagaaatagggaaagtgaaccagcattgcgacAGAGAAAGAGGGGTCAAATGTGTAAGTTAGCCAGGGAGAACATATGACGGATGGTTTTCTACTCAACTCTTGTCAAGTAGGATGCAGAGCTtcaaccacctcagatgtgagagcattactccatacaagaacgaattaatcctttgcataaacggaacaactattcagaagaaaagGTTTCCACAACTAAACAGGAaactcagtttcttagaggaatacttagctatttccgtaacgtgaggtttccaagagagggtggatgttacagtaatacctcTATATTCAAGGAAtaaagaggtagaattacagagccgttaaaggagagacgagagttgtgagttttcgataagatgggtaaaaactgggtcttggaggcatgaaACTAGATCTCGTGTATCCCACTGACATATCTGTGTCAAAACGagtgcagatcgagtgaaagaagtaCAACTGAAGGATgttgatgaatgcagtgttgagtagtcagcgtatgagtgcatttggttatatgtggaagagaggaaatcgttgaaaagacagaaattgttagagacaggacagaaccgtATGAGACACCGCTGCTGATATAGAAAGGgaaggaggctgatccatcagcaaccaaAGACAATCAGCAggagaggaggctagatatgaaggagcaaagtgaaggggggggggggggagccaaaaGAGGGCAACTTAGAgataagaccccgatgccacaaaAGTTTTGGGTAAATCGAGGACAACCACACATGACTACCCAaaattcagagatgatgaccagaaattagtaagacaggaaacaATATCACCACAGGATCTCACCTTTCGGAAGCCATACTGGGATGAGAAAGAAGATTGCGAGTTTCAGGGTGTCTAATGATATGACGAGTTGAAGAGTGATTCAAAGACTCGGGAAGtagtaaatgtcaaagcaacgaCAGTTTGAGGGGTCAGAACGCTCACCCGTCTCACGGATGGGATATaataatgcatgcttccaagaaggaaaagttttggtttttaaacagaaacggaacagacgagcaagcacagaacCTTATCGCTGGGACGTATAAGAAGCCAATCCTTGGTAGCAGCAAGCAGAATGATATTTTCCAAAGGGAAAGAGGACAAAAATTATCGGTGTTGGGCAAGTGCATCATGGTTTGATGTCAGCTTATGGAGTAGATAAGTGGGATCTTCCTGGACTTGCCTTTATCAAGCTAGAGCATGAGTGCAAGGACACATTAGTACTCAGCATTACcaaagtaagctttcaaaataAAAGAATTTGGCATCTTAGCAGGATTGTTTCCATGGGGTTGACTTGGATATCTTGTGAAAACGTGGTTTTAACACTATCACATCCTTCATGTCATTTTGTACCACTGATCAAACGCTTTTGatcagtttcattatcatcacatccttGCTGTCCTCCGATAGCACTGGCACCACACATACTCCCAGTTATCCAGAACCATTACCAACACGCCTACTTCTACTGTCAGTGGCCATGAGAACTTAAGCAATACCAGTGCACAAATCTGTATCATCTGGTTAAAGCTGATCATTAATCTGGCTTCATCAGTGGGCCAGCAAAGCTGCGGTTATCCATTACCACTAAACTTTTAATATTTAGCGGTAATACTTAAGTTTTGATGCAATGGATATGAATAGTTGGAAACATAGCCAAATTGCTCGTCATTTTTTCCTCAAAAGTATCACTACATTGAAAAAGTATATTTTAACAAGATATATATGGTAGTGTTATAAGGACGtctctgagagagcagaagagggtgttttgaaatggtttgggcacatggagagaatgagtgaggaaagattgaccaagaggatatatgtgtcaggggtggagggaacgaggagaagtgggagaccaaattggaggtggaaagatggagtgaaaaagattttgagtgatcagggcctgaacatgcaggagggtgaaaggcgggcaaggaatagagtgaattggagcgatgtggtataccggggttgacgtgctgtcagtggattgaagcagggcatgtgaagcgtctggggtaaaccatggaaagctgtgtaggtatgtatatttgcgtgtgtggacgtatgtatatacatgtgtatgggggggggggggccatttctttcgtctgtttccttgcgctacctcgcaaacgcgggagacagcgacaaagtataaaaaaaaataatatatatatatatatatatatatatatatatatatatatatatatatatatatatatatatatatatataatagaacgTAACAAAACGAAAATAAACGTTAAAGAATTCCTTCTCATGAAATAATTACTACTCTTTTACGGATCAATGGAAAGTCAGCCATCACCGGAGTTCAATAATATTCCCGTGTTACGTTTGCCAAATCACTTTTTCTTACATGTAAACAGTTATGATCAGCCGTGGGAACAAATGTAGTTAGTACATTCTAAAATCCCACCTTGTGCGAAGCGgtcactacaatatatatatatatatatatatatatatatatatatatatatatatatatatatatatatatatatatatatatataatcatacaaaattTCGCTTCCCATAGAACTGAACTATAATCTATCATTCAGTAGTTGGTGCGCATCCCGCATTTCCTCCACATTCCGGTCGACCCAAACAAACAGACGACGTCAAACGCAAATAAAGTAGGCAGATCAAGAGGTTACCTCGCTGCCTTGATTACGTAAAGGTATTTATTAGTCAAATCAGAGAAAAGATGGAGGACGACCTAGAGTACTACATAACTTTCCCTACACCAACTCCGAAAGAGACACAGAGGAGGACTGACACAGGGTCAGTACTGAATGTAACGTAGCTGTCCATTTGTTACTAAAGTCATTTCTCTCGGTACCAGCTGTTAAATCGGCAGAAGAAAATTTGAGTGTAAATAAGAAACAACGCAAAACTACAGTGAATATCAACTAAAACAGGATTTAATAATGGCAAGATGTATAAAGGATTGTCAGAGCTTATCAAACAGAAcacatattgtttatatataaaatatgtagcTATAATAACCTAAACTCTTTTCTTTAATTGCGGGGTGATTTTAAGATCAGTATCTATGAAAATCATAGCAATGGATTTATTACAACTGGCACAACACTATCTTACCTTTGTGAtcactttgaaaatatagataaaataGTTTCATGGGTTGAGACTTCATATTATATGAGCGAAACATAGTAGTCTAACAAATCTAATGTAGCCTAACACTCTTTCACGTGATCTTTGCAGGTGGAACTAACTGTAGTGAATccatatatatgattttcaacAGTACTGATAAGTCAGAACTGCCTTTCCCCCAAAATGATGATTTATGAAACCTCTTCTATAATGAACGGACTAAGGTGATGCCAAGGGTTCCCATCTTGTTTGGCATCAATCATAATGCATGTATGGATACAGGACATTATTATGTTTAACGGTGAATAAGGGTAGAGATGTGATGCCACTGGAGGAGGACTCAGGATTTGTTGGATTTCAGTTATGAGAAAAATGATTACCAGATGCTTATTTATTTGTCTGATGCTTATTCTGATTATAAATTTGACAAATTTGAGGGAGAAGAATGGGATAAAAAATTTAACATAACTTTGGACAGGCTGTAGTTCATGAATATGAATACAATGGAATCTTATAAATTTGAAAATTTAGAATTTGTTCTAATTATGAAAAATGTACtagattttcagtgattgtaATTACAATTTAGTCATGACAGTCTTTAGCATATGATTTGATATCTGTGTATTGTATCATGTAAAAGTTAATCTTTTGGCATAATTCTGTTTTAtcaagaaaaacatgaaaaaatacaGGAAGGATCATAAGGGAAATGAGAAGTAAATCTGGAGAAGGAAAGTCAGAATTATAGAGTAGAATCATTGGAAGAGAGTGTTGCTTTATCAGTAGTTATCATGatggaaaagaaagggaaaggtGGATTTGCAAGACATGTAATTCAGTGTAAGGAAAAAGACAGGTGGGCACACTCTCTTAGAGAAGTTTTTGACATGGTGGATTGCAAATTTCCACTGATACCCAACAGAAATTAAATGCAGAGTGAGAGTCATATAAAAGGGTGTTTCTCTACTTGATAAGCTCAAGCCAAGGTCAAAATTGAATTATAAAAAACAATGAAATCTAGTCCACTTAAAATAAAAGGCAACTCTACATATTAATGATATAATACACCCTTCTCTAGCCCTTGCATCATGCACATTACATATAAAATTCTTTCTTGCAAGaagtatatatttcaatttttttttttttttaccattctcTCAGTACTTGCACCAAGTTATCATGGATATCCATGTGTTAAAGGTGTACATTTGCAATGCCTATACTGTAGTTGCTGATGGACTTTTCACATATCCTTTTTACATTTGTATTCTTCACTTGAAAAACTATGCTTTTTTCAGTTCGACTCACCAACTATCCTAATTTTTGCATGCTAGAAACATATCAGTAATTAGTTGTGCGGAATTCAttgcagggatgatgatgatgatgatgactttgtATTTGTcaatggagcaaatggggagaAAGAACCCGTTGTGTTTCTCTTGGGTTGGCTGGGAGCTGAGGACCGCCACTTGGCAAAATACTGTGGCATATACAATCAAAGAGGGTGAGTTTTCCTTACCTTTCCTTTTGTAACTTAGAATTTGTTAGATATAGATATGAGATAACCTGATAGAACCTTTCCTTTATGGCAGAGTATATAATTTAAGGATAAGGTAATTATGATGCTGAAAGTACACTAACTAATcatgatgtatttttttctttgatagtgAAGAAGGCATATACTTTATGGATTAATTAATAAGAGCTCATGTTAATATCTTGTACACCAGTCCATTTAGTTTATATCAAATTCATGTTTATTTCATAGGTTGAATTATATAGAATCTCCTCTACATTTCTGTAAATACATACATCAGCATATCTACAATCAAACATCACTGCAACATACTCTCTTGTCTGGCTGTTTTATCTAGACCTTGGCCTCTTTTGGTAGATTGTGGTCTTCATCATTTACAGTGCATGTGTACCTTCTTGGACTTTCCTTATCCAGTCTCTTCTACATCATGCAAACTTCTTTagttttccttcatattttgttACTTTTGCATTAAACCTTTTTAAGCTGAAAACTGATTGATATAATTACTTTTCAGATATTACAGAGGTTTTGTGTGGGACTGGATATCTCGCACATGGCATCATTTAGGTGACTGGTTGGATTCACTCTCCcagaaaaaaaatggctttataTGAGTAACATCTCTCTCTGAGGAGATGTGGATGTCAGTCATCTGCTTTAGCATATTTGAATGAATGGTTTTTGCGGCTGTATCTTGTTTACAGGGGTGACAGAACACTTGCACACTTTGATACAGATTTTAACTAACTTACTGCctacccaatcactttcctctgtcttGATCTACATGTAATGTTTATATCTTCCTTTTGTCACATTAAGGTAGATTTCAGAAACTTAATTACCACACCATAAAGTGTTTCTAGGGACTTACAGCAGTAATCAAACATTTCTTGAAGAAGTGGACATGGCTTGCTTGCATTAAGAAAGCCAAATATGAGAAAAGAGAGCTATCAGCATATAAACATGACAGGAAAATAGAATTATTAGCAAATGAACATGACTTGGGAAAATGGAGCTAACAGTGAAAGAAACGACACTACAAAAATAGAgctaagtatgaaagaaaggaaatagttgaggttaaggagaataaaaggcAAAGCAACAGGAATGCAATAGTGTTTGGAGGTTCATATGGAGGAGAGAATAAGTAATAAACCATCAATGGTGCTGCAGTGAAAATGAAGTTACAGAAATGAACTGCTATTAAGAGAAAGAGGTAACCTTTGCTTTCTCAAACATTAGTACATTTATGGACACTAGGGGTCAACTAATCTGTTACCAAGGGTTACATACAAACATGAATCAGTTGTTAAGCAGTTTGATCCAGTATAATTAGTTCATGGCATCAGTCAGCTGACAGTCTGATATTATAGTCTTTGTAGAGAACTGAGCATCTTAAGGCTTAAAGTTGGTTTTCTTAGTCACAAAAGCACTTACACCTATACTTCTTCCCCAGATGTATTACAATCCGCTACACATCCCCAACATCCTATGTCTTTGTGAGACCAAAAGCCAAGCTTCTGCCCATTGCCCGTAAACTGCTGGCTTTACTGAGAGACATGAGTCTGGATGaccatccagtttttttccacaTGTTCAGCAACAATGGTTCAGTCCTTTATTATTATCTGACCCAGGCTATGGCAGAAGCCAGTGCTCCTAATATCTTGGTCAAGGGTTGCATCTTTGACAGTACACCGGCTCCCAGGCGAATTTATTCAGGTAAAATAGTTTTACCAATTATAATTTGAACTATATTAGTTACATGAATATTGTATAgccatgtgaatatatatatatttcttttttttctttttcaaaagacaGTTACTAACTGTGTATCTTCCTTTGAAGGTGCCCGAGCAGTGTACGAAGCAACACCTGGATCAGTTTGGATGAAGCTCTGTGCATCAATGGGAATGGTGTTGTACCTCCTTAGTTGGGGGATACTTTCAGTCTTGTGGACCATCATTACTGGCAAGCTTCCTAATCGTCCTCCATGGGCTCTTATCGAGGTGATCCTCGTTGCTTTTGTTTGCTTTTACACATTTATCCTCAGGATCTCTCCAAGGTAGTAGGTGCCCTCCAGTCTGTGTTGAAGTGATGACCTTAACCTGTCTCATACTCTCAATTTTTTATATACTGAAATTTTATTATTGTACAACCCCAGAACCCCATatatggggctcctacagcttcaaggctgcattctATTTCACCTTTAAAACCCTTAAGCTTGATgttggagttccccaaggagcagttcctTTGCCAACCTCCCTCAATTTCTTTCACCATGACCTTCCATCGCCTCGTGCAGACAACAGCTTGAAGGTCCCCTCATGTGCACATTACCATCACATCTTAGTACCCAGACACTACAGAGGCAACAGCAAACATCCAACACTACATTCCACAATGTGAACAATGGGTAACCCAGAATAGTATGTGTGCATCACCATGCAAGTCTTCAGTCAACTTATTGGCACAGACAGATATGAATCAAACTTGCACCCTTCTGTCATCCTTAATGgccaatttcctttttctttcttcttcttttaaactattcgccatttcccgtgttagcgaggtagcattaagaacagaggactgggcctttgagggaataccctcacctggcccaattctctgttccttcttttggaaaattaaaaaaaaaaaatttcctacaCTCAACAAAACATGAACTAAGAACTATTCTGAGCATCACGTTTGATACACTTCAACATTTACTCCacataccacaaacatcaacacaaaagtaaGACACTATGTGCCTTCAGAAAACTAACtgacaccagatttggacaatCAAAAGAATATCTTTGCATCCTTTACAATCAATGTttctgctccactttaaactgcacctcacctgcctggttatCCAAAcagtcaaaagcaaatataaaaattGCAAACCACATAAAAGAAAGGAACTATCACTGGCTACCAAGCAACAACCACTGTCCAACATCTACACAAAGTAAACAAATATCCTCACTGTACATTCCCACCTCAATATGCCTGGCATTTAATTTTTTGaaacagcactagacccttctCATCCAAGCCCCTCCATAACTAATCACTAACCCTAAGTAGATTTGAAAAGATTACCTTATCTTCACACGTCAGCAGCCTGTATTTGCAGATCCTCCAGCTCCCAACAAACATATATCACGGATAAATGATCATTGAAATGACCTGAGAAGCACTACACATTTGCCCTCCCAACTTGGTATAAACACCAACCAACCAGACACCCATCCATctaaaaccacacttcccagataTGTATGAATTACACTGTCTTGTCTATGTTCTGGACCCTTCATCTCTACAACATTACCAACATtgattcaacatatctcaagacccctTATGCCCGAGATGCAGCTTCCATCGTAAAGatactgaacacttactcctaaattgccctgcactcacctcacacaaacaGATATGTACATATCACCATActcctggtggatgtggccagcttcctgagtgttgTGGGAGCTCCATAGAAGGGGTTCCTGTAGCAGGATGATAAAGGTTAAGGCAAAGCATTGTTAGATGGCATATTTCCAGTACAACACAGGTCAGTTAATATTTTAAAAGGATAGTAAATATCTTGATCCATGTCATTTTAAGGTTGGGGCACTACTTTAGCACATAATTTTTATCCATTTCATCCTCACAAAGGGACAGCGTACAGATCATTGTTAACATgggtaaataaaataaattaaattttttctctttcaggAACCTGTTCATTGCCCACAGCTGTTTCTGTACTCACAAGCAGACAAGTTGATTAGTTCTGATGATATAGAGTTCTTCATTGTGGAGCGTCAGAAACTGGGTGTTCCAGTTGTAACAAAATGTTGGTCCGACTCTCCTCATGTTCAGCATTATAGGTATGAGCTCCTACTCCATTTATGCAGTTTGTACAGttagttccttttttttctctgctaGAAACAAAAATAATGTACAATTAATTCCAGTTTTTTCTCTGCTAGAAATGAAAAGAAGTAAAAGCAAGTATCAATGGTAAAGAAAGTTTGAAATCTGGGTGTTCCAGTTTTTCATTGAGCATCAAAATTGATGTCTGAATAGGTTGTTTGTTGCATATGTGTTAAGCCTACATTGCTACAGCTTTGCATAATGATCTGTACAGTATTTGTGTGTCCATCTCTCTGTCCATAGCATActtgatttctttctcttttctgtgGGAAATTATAACATGGAGGCCTAGTATCTTATCAGTCAGTCTCATGATTTCAGTAATATTAAtaaattcttttattatacttttgctTGGCTTTGCAAGCATATACATTTCTTATTCACATAATATTTGTATTCATTTCTAGAGTGCACCCAGAAGAATACAGAGATTCTGTGTATTCTTTCCTGACTATGTGCCTTAGTCAGGATATCATGGCTAAGGAGGAGGTTTCATCTACTGCTGATGAGGATGCTAAACACAAAAGTGATTAGGAATACTAAAATATATGGTAGGTGTTATCCTGTATCTTTATGACTAGAAAATAAGAAATGTAAGTATAACATGCTTGCTTGGTGATTGTAGCAGGAGAGGCGGTCACTGTATTTTTAAGTGGTGATTATAGAGATGGGATCATACCACTGTAGAATACAGagtagaaaaaggaaaagatatcaCTGTTATATGATAGATTAGAAAAGATGTCATTTCATTGTTTTGGATGTGTTACAGGAAAAGAAAGTGTACACAGTGTTAGATAACTACACAGAATGGATGAACATGTATTTGTGTTTAAAGCTGAAACATTTGCCTGCTTTAAGAGTGTGGACTTAAAATCATAATTAATTTGTATTTCTTAATGTCAGGCACTTTCTACCATGTGGagaaaagcttaaaaaaaaagagaataatcatcatcatattaacTTGCACGTTATTGAACTCGTTTCTCCATCATCAGAAATACAGAGCTTGATTATTTTCACATGTACACTTAGGCATTCTTTGACTCAGTATTTCTGTATCTATAAATAAACTGTTTTATTCATACATAGCATATTTGATTCATTGTAGCATTGTGTCCCAGTGGTCAGTTGTAATTAATAATCACCTATTTACATAAACTTTTAAGCAGTTAAGCTCCTTTAGGTACCGGTAGACCACTTAGAGCAATATAGAGATAAAGACAGGGTTCCATCTGGTCAGTTCAAGAATGTAAACATAATTCAGATAACATGGAAGATTTCCAGTCTCGGCTGTAAGAATTCATCTCCATTGCTCTATAGGGAAATAAATAGTTGATTATGAGAATCGTTAATTGAGGATCTGAACAAAACCAAAGCCATCTTGTAatcagtatatattatatataaactattaaatagagaataaaaaaaaatatattgttttttttttctttaaaggttaGAATCTATTGAAAACTACCCAGGAATTCTCTGGGAGCAGACCATAATGCAAATTCCACTGTAATGGTTTACATATAAACTAATATTTGCAAAAATAACTAGCACAGGCCAAATAAATAAATTTactagaaataatttttttttgtaaatctgTAAGTGTTTAGGCATACAACTAAAGGAAAACTCAAGTCTTTGCAATCATTACCAATTAAATCAAACACTAATTAGACAGGTGTTACTTGGTTCAGACATGAATTTAAAAAAAGTAAAAGGTCTGAATTTTTGCACATAACTGGAATGATTTTGGCATGCACATCTATTTGTACATCTGATTAAAAGTTAATAGTAAAATAAGTAATTTTGCATGATGGGTGTTACTTGTATGCAATATGAATATTGCTGAATATAATCTAATATTCATCCTGATTTTGCTATCAAATAACTATTAATTTATGTAATACAAATCTGTGTTTACTTCATGTTAATAAATACATGATTTACACAGATTTGTTAATGAAACTTGTTCAGCTAAATACAGGATCAGCCATATCATATGTGACTCAGCTTCTGCAGGAGCTGGGAAATTAAACTGAAGTGGTTATGAACATCTAGAATTGATTGAGATAACATTTTCAATAGTTTTAACATTGTCCCCAAAAAATATCCATACAGTCAGTCTGTCATTATTGATTTCTCTGTACAGGAATTGAACAATGTTGGAAACTGGCTCTACTGTAAT from Panulirus ornatus isolate Po-2019 chromosome 15, ASM3632096v1, whole genome shotgun sequence harbors:
- the LOC139753769 gene encoding transmembrane protein 53, whose translation is MEDDLEYYITFPTPTPKETQRRTDTGDDDDDDDFVFVNGANGEKEPVVFLLGWLGAEDRHLAKYCGIYNQRGCITIRYTSPTSYVFVRPKAKLLPIARKLLALLRDMSLDDHPVFFHMFSNNGSVLYYYLTQAMAEASAPNILVKGCIFDSTPAPRRIYSGARAVYEATPGSVWMKLCASMGMVLYLLSWGILSVLWTIITGKLPNRPPWALIEEPVHCPQLFLYSQADKLISSDDIEFFIVERQKLGVPVVTKCWSDSPHVQHYRVHPEEYRDSVYSFLTMCLSQDIMAKEEVSSTADEDAKHKSD